tcagtacccccccccctccacccgtTGATAAAGAGTCTCCTGTGACTGAGCAGTCAATGAACTTTGTCCCTCAGATGGAACCTGATGTTTCAGTAGGAACCAAAGCTTCTCTTCATTATCCAGTCAAGTCCAACatggcagagaggagagcgGTCGCAGCGGCGGCGGCACAGCCGGACTTCCTGCAGTTTAATGATCTGGCCTGTGAGACGGTCGGTGGGAGGGTGAGTCTTCTacacagagcaggaaaacaTTCAGATAtcattgaaacacacacatatataaataacagcTGATTCAGTCAAGATACACAACGTTCTGAGGtttggacaaaacaaacactgacgatttaaatgtgtgtctcaAAAAAGTTTTACAAAACTCCAAAAGTTACATTTTCCTGTTCATATTtctatttcaaatacaaattgTAAACAGTTTGTCCTAAGATGTTGAACTATTAATattgattgttttagttttaatttggactAAATAAAACGATGTAGAGAACTTGTGTTTTGCATTAATTCAGTTGATGTCTTCTGGTAGAGTGACGGCTTGGTGGTTTTCCTGCAGGTGATCTTTGCCACAGACGAGTGGTTCGCTCCTGCTGCCAATCTGCTGAAGGTCCAATCATCAATATTCAATAATCAGGGATCGAAGTTCAGGACGACAAATATatcatttgtttctttatttaaatttctgAAAGGGTTCCTCGCTGTAGTTTGAACAACTGGTGCATGTCAAGAACTTTTTTCAGCATTGGATTAATCTTAATTTGTagtaagaagaaaaacagaaaatcaccAAGTTAAGTTTTTCATCTTTGCTAGTCGAGCAAATATTGTGTTTCCAAAcgtgtcatgtttgtgttgctgcagcgAGAGGCGCCGGAGTTCCTCCCGACGGCCTTCACCGAGTTCGGGAAGTGGATGGACGGCtgggagacgaggaggaagaggacgccCGGTCAGTGTCATGTGTTAAAACTGTTCCAACTTGTAACTGAACACAATTTAAACTGGCTCCTcccacaaaacaataaaatcaaaccTGCAATAATAAGTGAGGTGTCTTGGTGCTGGAGAAGTTCAGGTCCTGGAGACGTTCAGGTCCTGGGAACGTTCAGGTCCTGGGAACGTTCAGGTCCTGGGGACGTTCAGGTCCTGGGAACGTTCAGGTCCTGGAGACGTTCAGGTCCTTGGGACGTTCAGGTCCTGTGATCGTTCCCCAGGACCTGGGAACGTTCAGGTCCTGGGGACGTTCAGGTCCTGGAGACATTCAGGTCCTGGGGACGTTCAGGTCCTGGGGACGTTCAGGTCCTGGGGACGTTCAGGTCCTGTGATCGTTCCCCAGGACCTGGGAACGTTCAGGTCCTGTGATCGTTCAGGTCCTGGGAACGTTCAGGTCCTGGGGACGTTCAGGTCCTGGGAACGTTCAGGTCCTGGGGACGTTCAGGTCCTGGAGACATTCAGGTCCTGGGGACGTTCAGGTCCTGGGGACGTTCAGGTCCTGGAGACGTTCAGGTCCTGGGAACGTTCAGGTCCTGGGAACGTTCAGGTCCTGGAGACGTTCAGGTCCTGGGGACGTTCAGGTCCTGGAGACGTTCAGGTCCTGCAGAGAGGACAGGTTGCGGCCTCGCACCTTGTCTGATGCGCTGTGGTCCTTGGCTGTAGCAGCAGTGGACTCGATGACAGTGTAGAAGTTCACCATCATTGGCTTTGGTAGGTTGATCTTCTCAGCGGCAGCAGGAAGtgctccctctgctggatgTGGGGAGGGAGCCGGTGTTCAGCTCCCTTCAGGTCCTGGGTGATGAAGGTGCCCAGGAGGCAGACAATGTCAAGGAACagtactacactacccacaatcctcaggtggaGCAGGGacgtctctgattggtggagctggTGATCTTTACCATAGAAGCGAAAGTCGTGTCGGTTCCAACCAAATGGTTCCGTGTTCAAACAAACTAGAATATGTTAGAACAGGATATTTACAACAAGGTAAAAGTCCAGAAGAAGAAGCCATTGGACAGGATCATTCCCGTTGCATTATGGGATGTGTTGTACCTTTTGACTTTTTTCACTTTCCCAATATAATTTTTGCTctgattcaaatgttttatgatcTGGATTTATCTTTTAGCCGGTTCCAGGATTAAACTCTTTAAAAAGGATTTTCAGAAATGTCTCAGAGACATTAAACGAGGAATTTACTTCCTGATCCAGAGACGTTGCAAAAGTGGGCGTCACCGACCGGCCGGCAGGTTCCACAGAACCTAGAGAAGAGATCCCGGTGAACTCGTGGACGTTGTGACGCCTACTGAGAGAGGTTCTACTCATTGTTGTTCTCTGTTGAAGGTCACGACTGGTGCATCGTGCAGCTGGGCGTCCCGGGGCGGATCCACGGCCTGGACATCGACACGTCCTTCTTCACTGGAAACCACTCCCCCTTCGTCTCCGTGCAGGCCGGCTCTCTGGGTACAGGCTcctccctcatcttcatcttcatcttcatcttcatctgacTCCTCACGTCGTGAAGCTTCAATTAAACCAGAAGCTTGTGAAGTTTCTAgattcacatgaaaacaacatttcagaaTCACTTTCACTTCATTTatgaacaaacagaaaagacgCAACAGTTTGAGTTTTAAACAATTCACCCTCCCCagaccccgccccccccctcagccTGCAGGGCGACCGGACCGGCATGGCCGCCTCTGAAACACAGCTGTCTGCTGTCGCCAAGGTAACCGTGACAGGGGGATGTCATCACCGGTCGTCACCATGGCAACATGACAGCTGACATgtggtttgattgacagctgggctCGAAGGCGTGGCCAGAGTTGGTGGGTGTGTCCGAGCTGAAACCTGGATACTGCGACAGTTGTCATAACTACTTCAAGGTCAACTTcaaacacagagtcacacacctGCGTCTCAACATGCatccaggtacacacacacacacacacacacacactgacacacacaaacacacactgaaacacacacacacacactgacccacacactcacacacactgacacacacacacacacacactaactgacacacacactgacacacacacacacacacacacacacacacacacagactgacacacacactcacacacactgacacacacacacacacacactgacacacacactcacacacactgacacacacactgacacacacactgacacacacactcacacacactgacacacacacacacacacacacacacgcacacacacacacacacaaacactgacacacaaacacacacacacacattggtacCTGTATCTTAGTGAGGATACTCATTCCCTATCCCTTTACCCTAACATGAACCATTCAAACCAAATGCCCgaccctgacccctgacccctgaccccttaCCATGaccccctgacccctgaccctgacccctgaccctgaACCTGACCCTGAAACCGAATCGTAACTCTCAAACAAGACTTTGAAAAAGGGAGGACTTTCaaagtgtcctcacaaagatacaaGTACAGTCAGACAGTTTAATACAGTACAGAGCACATGTGTGTCCTCAGATGGGGGGATATCCAGACTACGTGTGTATGGCGTCGGGCAGAGGGACTGGTCGTCCGTCTCCACCAACCAGGATGTCGACCTGGTGGCTCTGACCAATGGGGGAGTCTGTCTCAGCTACAGCGACGCCCACTTTGGCCATCCACGCAACATGATTGGTTGGAATCAATGGGATTTGTTTGCACATGAGTTTTTTTGTTGCTGCTCCcggtaacgtgtgtgtgtccacaggacTCGGCCGAGCTGCCAACATGGGGGACGGATGGGAAACCGCTCGCAGGCTGGACAGACCCACACACCTGAaggtttcaacacaaacacacaaaactttaCAAAAACCAGAGACTTACTGTGTCAAGTTGAGTTTAAACTGTCAATTAGCAAATGGGACAAACACATCCTCCCTGTGGAAGaaggtcctcactttccaaaccGTGCATGTGCCAGATTGTAAATCCAGCTTCAGTCTTGGGACTTGGTTCATGTCCCTgtcccctgtgtccccctggtCGTCTTGCAGGTGGACCAGCGGGGGATCCTGGAGGTGCCCGGCTGGGAGTGGGCGGTGTTTCGTCTCGGTCGTCCCGGAGTGATCAGCAGCATCGAAGTTGACACCAACCACTTCAAAGGTGGAGGGACGTCTCTGCTGCTTTCATACAGAATTACACTGACATTGATATTTGACAATGATGTTTGTCCGTCCAGGAAACTTCCCGGACTCCTGCAGGATTGAGGCATGTTCTCTGACGCCTGAGGACGAGGCTCAGAGCACCGCCACCAGGTGGAGCTCTCTGAAATGGCAGATCCTTCTTCCCCCTCAGAAAGTAGGTTCCAGGTTCTGAAGTCATGTCCCAAACTGAACTGTCTGCACGTGTCCTGTagtcagtgtttgtgaagcagcagcaggttgttgggtccgactctttcaaacaggaacatgaggGGAACATCCAGATGAGGggtggagcctgtagagcagcaggggcggggcctgtagagcagcaggaggcgggacatgtcgtttaaactctgctgtggaaacatcagtgttgttgtttacagctcatccacaccagtcggcctcatcaccagaagatctggaatctcctcgtgtttccaagtggacgtcttcgtcttctacgtgtccggctcctcttcttcactctgagatgtttgtgttcttccagcttcacgtgttagaaacctcatcaacacgtccactcgctctctgggttagggttagggcccctgactcagacatttgttctcacataGAGAATCTGCAGAACCTGGCAGCAACATGTGAGGTTGTAGTGACTTGACCTGAttcctttgtctctttgtctctttgtctctgctgcagctccgtcCTCATCACAGACACCTCTATGGTGAGGCAGAGCTGATGCTGACTCGGCCCATGAGCCACATACGCTTGGTCATCGCCCCGGACGGAGGGGTCAGCCGGCTGCGGCTCTGGGGTCGACCTGTGCGGATCACTGCAGCTTCGACCAATCAGCCGACAGCTAATTCCAaactctgaaacacaaacagaggcttCGACCCGCAGTTTGTTTAGGAACAAGTAAAACACAAAGCCACATGACAGCCTGGTGGTCTTCATACAGAAACCATCTCCTGGGACATCAAACAACTTTCCAGCTTCATATTAAATCTTTCCTCCTCAGTCAAACAAGAGTTCATTGAGTCTAAACTTTGATATTTGTATATCTGTTTCCCctctgaaaacaaattaaatgaataagaGGAGATTAGCTCCATGGTTTCATTCTTTAACACGTGTTTTAAACCATCgagaagctggagaggaagTGACGCTCCACCAGGCGAGAGGATTCTCACCTGGCCTGGAGAGAGAGTCTGATCAAGTAATCCAGAAGCTCCTATGATTCAtcatctgcagctctgcatatttgtgaatatgagacCATACAGATCAAATGTGATAGATTGTCTGATGGTGAAGGTTTAGGTGTGGAGCTATGgaatgtcctcactaagatagaagtacaaacgtgtctgtatgtgtgaggCCCACACAattgcctttattttgaaatgctgtCAGGTTTCCAGCCTCTAACGATCAATTATCAGACTCACTTCCCCATCCctccttgacctttgaccccacaCCACTGAGAaccacagtgaaaacaaacgGGCATCTTGGTTGAGATGAGAAGATCATTCTCTTGATTCAAACGGAACCAATAAGTTTTAAAAACGTATATGTAATTAGAACATCAAATTCtgcttcatttttatttacttgtttattAGTTTGAATACTGACAGCAGACACACCATAGTCATCCATTTCCTATTTGTATACCTGGTCCCAAATCAATGATTCAAAAGTCCAAAGGTTCATCAGGACATCCTGTTTGTTCACAACGTAGACAGGAAGAAGGCCAAGGAAGGACCAACCCAACAGGAAACCTGGTCCAGGTGGAGAACTAGGAGCTGTTTCCATGATGATCACTAACTGAGAAGAGCGTTAGCCTAGACATCCGTATTGCATAGCACAGCGCCCTCTGGTGGTTGTTGCTCTGTTGCTACTGTCCTTCTGCATCATACACTGACTCAGTGACGAAGGTGCCAGTCaaaatctttaaaacaaatgaaattaaaatgttatcacCACGTCTCGGAGCGCTGAAGTCCCAAATGTTTGactcttgtcgagggttaagaGCCGAGGACTTCGCACCTTGTTCAgatctatgagacaaactgattTGTGAatttgggaaataaaaaaaagatgt
This genomic window from Platichthys flesus chromosome 18, fPlaFle2.1, whole genome shotgun sequence contains:
- the allc gene encoding allantoicase isoform X2, coding for MEPDVSVGTKASLHYPVKSNMAERRAVAAAAAQPDFLQFNDLACETVGGRVIFATDEWFAPAANLLKREAPEFLPTAFTEFGKWMDGWETRRKRTPGHDWCIVQLGVPGRIHGLDIDTSFFTGNHSPFVSVQAGSLDPAPPLSLQGDRTGMAASETQLSAVAKLGSKAWPELVGVSELKPGYCDSCHNYFKVNFKHRVTHLRLNMHPDGGISRLRVYGVGQRDWSSVSTNQDVDLVALTNGGVCLSYSDAHFGHPRNMIGLGRAANMGDGWETARRLDRPTHLKVDQRGILEVPGWEWAVFRLGRPGVISSIEVDTNHFKGNFPDSCRIEACSLTPEDEAQSTATRWSSLKWQILLPPQKEHEGNIQMRGGACRAAGAGPVEQQEAGHVV
- the allc gene encoding allantoicase isoform X1, with the translated sequence MEPDVSVGTKASLHYPVKSNMAERRAVAAAAAQPDFLQFNDLACETVGGRVIFATDEWFAPAANLLKREAPEFLPTAFTEFGKWMDGWETRRKRTPGHDWCIVQLGVPGRIHGLDIDTSFFTGNHSPFVSVQAGSLDPAPPLSLQGDRTGMAASETQLSAVAKLGSKAWPELVGVSELKPGYCDSCHNYFKVNFKHRVTHLRLNMHPDGGISRLRVYGVGQRDWSSVSTNQDVDLVALTNGGVCLSYSDAHFGHPRNMIGLGRAANMGDGWETARRLDRPTHLKVDQRGILEVPGWEWAVFRLGRPGVISSIEVDTNHFKGNFPDSCRIEACSLTPEDEAQSTATRWSSLKWQILLPPQKLRPHHRHLYGEAELMLTRPMSHIRLVIAPDGGVSRLRLWGRPVRITAASTNQPTANSKL
- the allc gene encoding allantoicase isoform X3; the encoded protein is MEPDVSVGTKASLHYPVKSNMAERRAVAAAAAQPDFLQFNDLACETVGGRVIFATDEWFAPAANLLKREAPEFLPTAFTEFGKWMDGWETRRKRTPGHDWCIVQLGVPGRIHGLDIDTSFFTGNHSPFVSVQAGSLDPAPPLSLQGDRTGMAASETQLSAVAKLGSKAWPELVGVSELKPGYCDSCHNYFKVNFKHRVTHLRLNMHPGLGRAANMGDGWETARRLDRPTHLKVDQRGILEVPGWEWAVFRLGRPGVISSIEVDTNHFKGNFPDSCRIEACSLTPEDEAQSTATRWSSLKWQILLPPQKLRPHHRHLYGEAELMLTRPMSHIRLVIAPDGGVSRLRLWGRPVRITAASTNQPTANSKL